GCGCCGACCCGCAAGGCAAGCTACGGCTCGATGAGCCGAGATCGCGCCTGGGCGCTGCGCTGGTCCTATTTCTTTCTCGTCCTGTTCGTCATCTTCTTCCTGGTGCCGCCGCTCTACATGCTGATCACCTCGCTGAAGGGCAGCGCGGAGATCTCGGCGGCGACCAATCCCTGGTGGGTGTTCAACCCGACGCTGGAGAACTACCGCGCGCTGCTCGGCTCCGGCCAGTTCCTCACCTTCGCGCGCAATTCGGCCGTCGTCTCGACCGTCGTGGTGGCGATCACCATGCTGATCTCCATTCCCGCCGCGTTCGCCCTGTCGCGCATGCGCTTCTGGGGCTCGGCGACGCTCGCCACCGGCGTGTTCCTGACCTATCTCGTGCCCGACACGCTGCTGTTCATTCCGCTGTTCAAGATGTTCGCCGTGTTCCACGAATGGACCGGCATCCAGCTGCTCAATCGCTGGTGGGTGCTCCTCGTGGTCTATCCGACCCTCACCGTGCCGTTCTGCACCTGGATCATGATCGGCTATTTCGCCTCGATCCCGAAGGAGCTGGACGAAGCCGCGATCATCGACGGGGCGAGCTGGCTGCAGACGCTCACCCGCATCTTCGTTCCCGTCGCGCTGCCCGGCATCATCGCCGCCACCATCTTCGCCTTCACGGTGAGCTGGGCGCAGTTCCTCTATCCGCTCGCCTTCACCACCTCGGTCGACCAGCTCGTCCTGCCGGTCGGCATCATCACGACGCTGATCAAGGGCGACGTGTTCAACTGGGGGCAGATCATGACCGGGGCGCTGCTCGGCGCCGCCCCGCCGCTGATCATCTACGCCTTCCTGATGGACTATTACATCGCGGGCCTCACCGCCGGCGCGACCAAGGGCTGAAGAGGGACATATGGCGGGCGTTACCCTGACCGACGTCGTCAAGCGCTATGACGACGTGGAGGCCGTGCGCGGCATCAATCTCGACATTGCCGACCACGAATTCGTCGTGCTGGTCGGCCCGTCCGGCTGCGGCAAGTCGACGACGCTGCGCATGATCGCGGGCCTCGAGGATATTTCCGGCGGCGAGATCGCGATCGACGGCGAGGTGGTCAACGACGTGCCGCCGAAGGACCGGGACATCGCCATGGTGTTCCAGAACTACGCGCTCTATCCGCATATGACGGTGGCCGAGAACATGTCGTTCGGCCTGCGCCTGAAGCGCTTCCCGAAAGCCGAGATCAAGAGCCGCGTCGACGAGGCCGCGCGCATCCTCGACATTGCCGAGCTCTTGAACCGCAAGCCGAAGGCGCTGTCCGGCGGCCAGCGCCAGCGCGTCGCCATGGGCCGCGCCATCGTGCGCCACCCGAAGGTCTTCCTGTTCGACGAGCCGCTGTCGAATCTCGACGCCAAGCTGCGCGTGCAGATGCGCACCGAGATCAAGAAGGTGCACCTCAGGGTGCGCACCACCACCGTCTATGTCACCCACGACCAGATCGAAGCGATGACGCTCGCCGATCGCGTGGTGGTGATGAACAACGGCCGGATCGAGCAGATCGGCCCGCCGAACGAGCTCTACCATCATCCGAAGACCCGGTTCGTCGCCGGCTTCATCGGTTCGCCGGCCATGAACTTCGTGCCCGCCCGGCTGGAAGAGGCGAGCGGGGCGCTGCGCATCCGGCTCACGGACACGATCGCGCTCGCCGTCCCCGAATCCAAGACCGCCCGCTACCGGCCGCATGCCGGCAAGGCGGACCTCCTTCTCGGCATCCGCCCGGAACATCTGACCGAGACCGACCCGCACATGCCGCGCGGCAAGGAGCCGTTCGACATCAGGCTCGACGTCATCGAGCCGATGGGCAACGAGACGCTGGTCTATTTCACCATTGCCGGCGCCCAGCTCTGCGGCCGGGTCGATCCCAATGCCGGTGCCGCCGACGGCCAGCCGATGCGGCTTGCCGCCGACCTCAATCACATGCACCTGATCGACGCGGCGACCGGCCTCGTGCTCTGAAGGCACAGCGCCCGCTGCGGGACGGCGCATGGAACGGGATGCGGGCCGCGCTGCGGCTTGCCGCACCTGCGGATAAGCCATCGTGGTTCCAGCGGAAGCGGCTTGCTTCCGGCTCCACATGTCGATATGTCTCGACATATGGAAAACGATCAAGCGATCCTCGCCTTCGCGGCCCTCGCCCAGCTCACCCGGCTCGAGGTCTTTCGCCTGCTGGTGGCGACCGAGCCGGAGGGACTGCCGGCTGGCGAGGTCGCACGCAGGCTGGCCGTGCCGCACAACACGATGTCTTCGCATCTCGCCGTCCTGAGCCGCGCAGGCCTTGTTCGATCCGAGCGCGCGAGCCGCTCGATCGTCTATCGCGCCGATCTCGACGCCCTGCACGCCGTGATCGCCTTCCTCGTCAAGGATTGCTGTGGCGGCCGGCCCGAGGTCTGTGTGCCCCTGCTGGCGGAACTCGCCCCCTGTTGCCCGCCCAAGGCCCCCACCAATGCCTGACCGTGTCTTCAACGTGCTGTTCCTCTGCACGCACAACAGCGCCCGTTCCATCATGGCCGAAGCCCTGCTGAACCATCTCGGCAAGGGGCGCTTCCGCGCCTTCTCCGCAGGGAGCGAGGGAGCGCCCGGCCCGAAGCCCATGGCCCTGAAGGTGCTCGAAGCCGAAGGCATTCCGACGGCGGGCCTCGCTTCGAAAGTCTGGGACGTGTTCGCCCGGCCCGAGGCCCCTGTCATGGACATGGTCATCACGGTCTGCGATCAGGCCGCGGGCGAAGCCTGTCCGCATTGGCCAGGCCAGCCAATCACGGCACATTGGGGAATAGAGGATCCTTCCAGCGCGCGGGGCAGCGAGGTCGCGCGCGAGCGGGCCTTCGTGACCGCCCTCCGCTATCTGCGCAACCGGATCAATCTCCTGGTGGCGCTGCCGGCCCCAAGTCTCGACCGGATGGCGCTCACCCAACGCGTGCGGCAGATCGGCTGCCTCGAAGGCGCAAGTCGCCGGCTTCCGGAGGCGGGGTGATGGACGTCGTCATCTACCACAATCCCGCCTGCGGGACGTCGCGCAACACGCTCGGCCTCATCCGCAATGCCGGGGTCGAGCCGCATATCGTCGAATATCTGAAGACGCCGCCGACACGCACGCTGCTGTGTCAGCTCCTCGACCGCGCCGGGCTGACGGTCCGACAGGTTCTGCGCGAGAAGGATACGCCCTTCGCGACGCTCGGGCTTGGCGATCCCAGCCTGTCGGACGAGGCCCTGCTCGCCGCGATCGAAGCCCATCCCATCCTGATCAACCGTCCCCTGGTCGTATCGCCCAAGGGCGTCCGGCTCTGCCGTCCGTCGGAAGCCGTTCTTGCCTTGCTGCCACCGCAGCGCGGCGCATTCCGCAAGGAGGATGGAGAGCTCGTCGTCGACGCCGGCGGCCAACCCGTCCTGCACAGGTGACAGCCCGTGTCGACCTTCGAACGATACCTCACCGTGTGGGTCGCACTCTGCATCGTCGCCGGCATCGCGCTCGGCCATCTCATGCCCGGCGTCTTCCAGGCCATCGGCGGAGCGGAGATCGCGCAGGTCAATCTGCCGGTTGCGCTGCTGATCTGGCTCATGGTCATTCCCATGCTGCTGAAGATCGACTTCGCCGCACTCGGCGAGGTCGGCCGGCACTGGCGCGGGATCGGCGTGACCCTGTTCATCAACTGGGCGGTGAAGCCCTTTTCCATGGCGGTGCTCGGCTGGCTGTTCATCGCCTGGCTGTTCCGCCCTTATCTGCCGGCCGACCAGATCCCGAGCTACATTGCCGGCCTGATCATCCTGGCAGCGGCGCCCTGCACTGCCATGGTCTTCGTCTGGTCGAACCTGACGAAAGGCGAGCCGCATTTCACCCTGAGCCAGGTCGCGCTGAACGACGCCATCATGGTCGTCGCCTTCGCGCCGATCGTCGGCCTGCTCCTGGGCCTCTCCGCCATCACCGTGCCCTGGGGCACCCTCGCCCTCTCGGTGGTGCTCTACATCGTCATCCCGGTGATCGTGGCGCAGATCGTCCGCGGCCGCGTGCTCGCCCGCGGCGGGCGGGCCGCGCTCGACCGCCTGCTCGAACGCCTCGGGCCGGCTTCGCTGATGGCCCTGCTCGCCACGCTCGTCCTGCTGTTCGGCTTCCAGGGCGAGCAGATCCTCAGGCAGCCCATGGTCATCGCCCTCCTGGCGGTGCCGATCCTGATCCAGGTCTATTTCAACGCCGGCCTCGCCTACATGCTGAACCGCCTCGCCGGCGAGCAGCACTGCGTGGCAGGCCCGTCCGCGCTGATCGGCGCCTCCAACTTCTTCGAACTTGCCGTCGCCGCAGCCATCAGCCTGTTCGGCTTCCATTCCGGCGCGGCGCTCGCGACGGTCGTCGGCGTGCTGATCGAGGTGCCGGTCATGCTCACCGTCGTCTGGATCGTCAACCGGTCGAAGGGCTGGTATGAGCGCGGGGCCGGCGTGCGGAAGGCCGAGCCGGCGGAGTAATTCCACCGCGCGGCCGGCCTATTCCGGCCTGAAATTCATCGCCACGCCGTTGATGCAATAGCGCAGCCCGGTCGGCGGCGGGCCGTCCGGGAAGACATGGCCGAGATGGCCGCCGCAGCGGCTGCAATGCACCTCGGTGCGCACCATGCCATAGGACCTGTCGATGCTCTCCTCGACGCTGCCGGCCACCGGCGTGTCGAAGCTCGGCCAGCCCGTGCCGCTCTCGAATTTCTTGTGCGAGACGAAGAGGTCCTGGCCGCAGCCGGCGCAGGAGAAGGTACCGGCGCGCTTTTCGTAATTGAGCGCGCAGCTGCCCGGCCGCTCGGTGCCATGGCCGCGCAGCACGGCATATTGCTCCGGCGTCAGCAGGCGGCGCCATTCCTCGTCCGTATGGGTGACGGGATAGCGGCTGGCCTGTTCGGCTGATGAGGTCATGGTTCCAGTCCTGGCGCTGTGCGGGCGGCGGCCGGCGGACCCTCGGCGGGCGCCGACCGGAGGCCGCGGTTCAGGTCCAAAGATGTGGTGCCGGACCCGACTTGTCGAGCCCGGCCGGCGGCCCCGCCCTTGCCGCGCCGGTCCCGCGGCAGAAGACCGGCGGGCCGGCTTGTCCCTGGCTGTGCCGGGACACGGACCGAAGGCCCGTCCCCGCCTCACTCTGCGGCGCCGCCGGCCGCGACCGGCACCGGCCGTGCCCGGCGCCGGTCCGGCGCGCGCGAGGGACGGCGGATCAGCGCGAGCGCCGCGACGAGAAGGCCCGCAATCAGCACCCAGGCGGCCGGCCTCAGGCCGATATCGATGGAGAAATTGGCCAAGAACACCCGCGAGGCCATGACGCCGGTGCGCAGGGCGTACCAGGCGGTCTCCAGGAACGCCGTCGCCGCGCTCGCCGCGACCGCCAGTCCGGCAAGCTGCAGCGGCGTCGCGGCAAGGTTCAGCCGGCGCATGAGCCGGAAGCCCATGAGCCAGAGGAACAGGCCCGCCATCAGCGTCGGCTCGGTGACGTCGATCTTGCTCTGCAGGAAGAAATGCAGGATGGCGAGCACGGCCAGCCCATAGACGATGCGGTGCAGGCGGTTCCACCTGGCGGCGCCGAGGCGGCGGATCATGGCGTCCGTCGAGGTCGCGCCGAGCGCGGCAAGGCCGATCAGCGCGGCAAAGCCGATGGTGAGATAGAAGCGCAGCACGATCTCGCTGGCGACCTTGGAAAGATCATAGGCCTGATCGACCACATAGAGGCCGAGATGCAGCACCGCATAGGCGAGCGCCGCGACGCCGACCATGCGGCGGACGAGGATCAGCCGCGGCCAGTTGAAAATGTGGCGGGCCGGCGTCACGGCGAGCGACAGGAGCAGAAGCCGCACCGTCCAGTCGCCGGTCTGATGGATCGCTTCCGTCACCGGCTTGGAGCCGAGCAGCCCGGCCGCCGCCTGGACGGCGAGCCAGAGGCCGGGCGCGACGACGCCGGCAAAGGCAACGAGTTTCAGCCAGGACAATCGGCCGGTCCGGTCGTTCCATGGCAGCATGCGCCCGATCTCCGTGAAGGTTCCGATGTGACGCCATACGGTGGCACACGGCAAGCCGTTACGGCGCCCGCCTCACGAATCGGTGATGCCCAGCGGGCCGACGCCCCCCTTCGCAGCCCCGAGCAAATAGCGGATACAACATGAAACAATAAAACTGTGCCCGGAACCGAGCGGCCGCGCGATAACACAGCCATGTCCAGCCAACCGCACATTCTCGTCGTCGAAGACGACAATGAAATCAGCAAGTTGCTGACACGCTACCTGCGCAGCAACAATTTCCGCGTCACCGTCGCGCCCGACGGCCAGGATTTCGACCGGCTGCTCACCGACAACCGTTTCGATCTCATCATCCTCGACATCATGCTACCGGGCGAGGACGGGCTGAGCCTCTGCCGGCGAGTCCGGGCGCAGAGCTCCATTCCCGTCATCATGCTCTCGGCGCGCGGCGAGGATCTCGACCGCATCATCGGCCTGGAAGTGGGCGCCGACGACTATCTCGCCAAGCCGTTCAACCCGCGCGAGCTGCTCGCCCGGATCCGCGCCGTGCTGCGCCGGACCAGCGAGGCGGCGGCCGCCCCGGCCCGCCCCGAGGGTGTGCGGCAATACCGCTTCCTCGGCTGGACGGTCGATACCATCCATCGCACGCTGACCAATGCCAGCGGCGCGCGCATCGCCATCACCAGCGCCGAATTCGACCTCCTGCACGTCTTCTGCGAGCGGCCGGGCCGCACGCTCAGCCGCGAGCAGATCGTCGATCTCACCCAGGGCCGCGCCGTCGGCCCGTTCGAGCGCAGCGTCGACATCCTGGTCAGCCGCCTGCGCGGCAAGATCCGCCTCGGCCCGGACGAACCGAGCATCATCGTCACGGTCCGCTCGTCGGGCTACCAGTTCACCCCCCAGGTGGAAGCGGCCTGATGCGCTGGATGCTCGATCTCCGGCCGCGGCGGATCACGGTGCAGATCGCCGCGCTGGTGGTCAGCGCGGTGGCGATCTTCCATCTCATCGTGACCATCGTCTATTCCTTTTCCAATCCCGAGCTCGGGCCGCGCCATCCCGGCGAGCTCGCCGGCCGGGCGGCGGCGCTGCTGTCGCTGATCACCGCGAGGCCGAGCGCCGAGCGCGACCGGCTGATGGCGAACCTCGCCAGCGCGCGCCCGGACATCACCATCCGCCGCGAAACGGCGGCCGTGCCGCCCGACAAGCCGCCCGCGGTGCCGGACCGGTTCCGGCGCATCGGCGCGGTGCCCGGCATTTCCGTCTGGTCGCTGGGGCGGGTCGCCGAGCCGCGGCCGGACGCCGCGGAAGACCTCCTGGTGCGGCTGCGCGACGGCGACATCTACCGCGTCACCTTCCCGCCGACGCTGCGGCCCCGGCCGTTCGGCCCGGGCGTCTCGACGCTGACCTTTCTCGGCATCAGCGTGATCATCCTCAGCCTCTGGGCCGCCCATGCGCTGGCCGGTCCGCTCAACCGCATCGCCGAGGCGGCGCGGCGCTATTCCGCCGACGGCGTGGCCATCGACCTGCCCGAGCGCGGCCCCGAGGAGGTGCGCCAGCTCGCCCGCGCGATGAACCAGATGCAGGCGCGCATCTCCAAGTTCGTCGCCGAGCGCACGCGCATGCTGGCCGCCGTCAGCCACGACCTGAGGACGCCGATCACCCGGCTGCGGCTGCGCGCCGAGTTCATGGACGACCAGAGCCAGAAGGCCGCCATGCTCAACGACCTCGACCAGATGGAGACGCTGGTGCGCGGCACGCTCAGCTATCTGCGCGACGGGCGCGGCGGCGAGCCGCTGACGCCGACCGAGCTGCCGAGCATCCTGATGGCGGTGAGCGACCAGTTCTCCGACATGGGCGTCAACGTGCCCTATGAGGGCCCCGAGGCGCTGCGCATGGACGTGCGGCCGACGGAGATCCAGCGCGCCGTGACCAATCTGGTCGAGAACGCGCTGAAATATGCCGGCGGCGCGCGCATGCGGCTCGCGCTCGAGCCGGCCGGCGGCGTCGCCATCGAGGTGCGCGACGACGGCCCGGGCATTCCCGAAAACGAACGCGAACAGATGCTCGAGCCCTTCGCCCGTGGCGATGCCGCCCGCAACCTCAACAGCGACACCGGCTTCGGCCTCGGCCTGACCATCGCCCGCGCCATCGCCGAGGGCCATGGCGGCCGCCTGGTGCTGACCAACCGCGCCCCGCGTGGCCTGACCGCGCGGCTGGAGCTGAACACGGGGCGGATGGCGCAGGCGGTGTGAAGGGAGAGGCCACGGGTCACCGCCTCCGAGGATCACGCCCGAAAGCTGCCGATCAGGCGAAAGACCGCCGCGTCTTCCTCATCGGCAAGTCCGGCCACAAGCCGCTGCAGCATGGCCTCGTCCGCGCCATCCACCAGGAGCACGCCGCCGCCCGACGGCACCGGCGGCGCGAGCGGATGGCCGGGCGCGTCGGCGGCCACCCGGCCCCATTGCACGGCGCAGCCCTCAGGAGATGCGACGGCGGCCGGCTGATTGCGAAGGACGATCGGCGCGAGAAAAGCCCCGGCCGGTGACGGCTCACGCCGGTCGAGGCGGCAGACGATGCGGCTGAAATGGGTGAGATGCGGGCGCATGAGCCGGCTCATCGGGCTCGGCGTGTCGACCAGCCGGCGGTACTCGGCGCTGTCGAGCACGCCGACGCCGGCAAGATCGTAGAGGGTGAAGAAACGCGCGCCGTCGCCCTCGCCCGCCTGGTAGCGCCAGGCGGCGAGGATGCCCGGCACGGTGAGCCGTTCCGGCACGTGCTCGATGCCGTGCCAGGCCTCATAGGCATCGAGGCGGCCCGGCGCGACGCCGTTCCACAAGGCGAGGAAGGCCGAACCCTGAAGCTTCATGCCGCCGTCTCCGGCCGCAGCATGACCTTGACGCCGGAACGGTCGCGCATGGCCGCGAAGCCGTCGAGAGCCGCGGCCAGCGGCAGGCGGTGGCTGATCAGCCTGCGGAAGCGCTCGGGCTCGGCGGCGAGGACGGCGAGCACGCGCGGCCAGGTGGCAAGCGGCGCGCGATAGGAGCCGCGCACGGTCTGGCCGGAGCGCACCAGCCTGACGAGATCGAGCGAAGCGGCCCGGGAATGGATGCCGACGACGATGAGCGTGCCGTCCTGGTCGAGCTCCGCCAGCGCTTCGCCGACGAGCCGGGCGACGCCGGTCGCCTCGATGACGGCGTCGAAGGGTCCGTCCTCGCCGGCCTCCGCGAGCGCCTCGGCCAGCGGCCGCGCGCCGACATCGACAAGCCTGTCGAAGCCGAGCGCGCGGGCCACGGCGAAACGGGCGGCATCGTCGCGGCCGGCAAGCACGATCTCGCCGGCGCCTGCGCTTTCAGCAAACAGCGCGACGCCGAGGCCGATCGGCCCAGGGCCGAGCACCAGGACACGGGCGCCGGGGCGGAACGCGGCCCGGTCGACCGCTTCCGCCGCCACCGTCATCGGCTCGGCGAGCGCCGCGATCTCGGCATCGAGCCCAGCCGGCACGGCAACGCAATTGACGGCGGGAACGGCGACCTCGGCGGCAAAGCCGCCGTCGCGGCGAATGCCGATGCCGGCGCGCGCCGCGCAGCGTTCGGCGGTTCCCGCGCGGCAGGCCGGACAGGCGCCGCAGACGACCGAAGGCCTGACGATGACCCGGGTGCCGGCGGCAAGGCCAGCGCCCGCCACGACACGGCCGGAAAATTCATGGCCGAGGGTCACCGGCATGGCGCTCGTCATGGCCTCATAACCGCCGGTCCAGTCGGCAATGTGCAGGTCGGTGCCACAGATGCCCGCCGCCTCGACGGCGACGATCACCTCGCCGGCGCCCGGGCGGGGCCGCGGCACCTCGACGAGGCCTATGCCGGGAGCCGGTTCAGACTTGCGCAGGGCCTGCATGGGCAACCTCCTGACGTGGCCATGGTTTGCGCGGAAACGCCTTGCACCAAAGCTGGCGGTCCTGCGCAGCTCGCGCCTCAGGATGAGGACGGTATCGTTGTGGATGCCGCGAGCTTACGCGGCGCGACTCAACGAACCTCATCCTGCGGTGCGAGCGCGTCGGCGCGGGCCTCGAAGGACGGCCGACCTGCTGCAGATCCAATCAATTCCCTGCTCGCCGCTCGCCGTTCACCACTGGCCTTCACTCCGGCTTCAGGCCGATGGCACGCACCACCTCGGCCCACTGGGCGGCCTCCTTGGCCATGAAGGCGGCGAGCTCGGCCGGGGTTCCCGGCACCGGGTCGGCGCCCAGCACCTTCATGCGATCGCGGACGGACTGGGTCGCCAGCGCCGCGGCGAAGGCCCTCTGCATGGCGTCGATCGCCTCCTGCGGCGTGCCGCGCGGCGCCACCAGGGCGAGCCAGGCGGACACGTCGTAGTCGGGGTAGCCCTGCTCGACCAGGGTCGGCACACCGGGCAGGAGGCCCGTGCGGTCCCTGGTGGTGACACCGAGCGCCTTCACCGTGCCGCCCTCGATCTGGCCGGAAACGGAAGCAAGCGTCGCGAAGGAGACCTTCAGCGTGCCGCCGATCAGGTCGGAGAGCGCCGGGCCCTCGCCGCGATAGGGCACGTGCTGCAGCTTGATGCCGGTGCGCAGCGCGAACAGCTCGCCGGCGAGATGCGCCACCGTGCCGGTGCCGCCGGAGGAGAAGGTGAGTGGGTCGCGTGCCGCCCGCGCGGCCGCTTCCAGCTCCCTCATGGTCGAATAGGGCGCATCCTTGCGCGCCACCACGACCAGCGGCAGCTTGGCGATCATCGAGACCGGGACGAGATCGGTCTTCCAGTCGAACGGCAGATTGTCGCGCGAGGCGGCGTTGATCACCATGGTGGTCGGCGCGGTCAGCACGGTGTAGCCGTCGGGCGCGGCCCGCACCACCGCGGTCGTCGCCGTGATGGTGGCGCCGCCGCCACGGTTCTCGACGACGAAGCGCTGGCCGATGAGATCGCCGGCGGCCTCGGCCGCGACACGCATGGTGACGTCGACGCCGCCGCCGGCGGCGAAGGGCACGATCACCTGGATCGGGCGGCTCGGAAAGCCCTGAGCGAAAGCCGGGCCGGCAAGGCCCGCCAGCGCCAGCGCGCCCAGGCCGCGCCGCGACAGAACCATTTCCCGCTCACCCATGACGTCCTCAGGTCCCATGCCCATGCTCCCATGCGGCGCGCGGCGCGCCGGGCGCCATTACGAGAGCCGCCCGCGCCGGCAGATCCAAGGACATAGCATAGCCGGCGCCGACCGCACGCGCGGCCCGCGCTTCGTGGGCATTTTGCTGCACCGCACAATTCATCGGTGGCGTTTTCCGCGCCGATGGCTTATGGGCAAGGCTTCAGCGTTCAATCGAGCCGACCGCAGCGCGCCCCGCGCGGCATGGCATCGGCCGTGCCCTTCCAGTCTCCGAACCAAGGCCATATCCGCCCGTGACGATCTCCGCCGCCATTTCTCCGCCGCTGGCCGAAGCGCTGGCCGAGCGCAACTACACCGACCTCACCCCGGTGCAGAGCGCGGTGATCGGCCCCGGCGCGCTCGACCGGGACCTGCTCGTCTCGGCCCAGACCGGCTCGGGCAAGACGGTTGCCTATGGCCTCGCCCTCGCTCCCACCCTGCTCGGCGGGCTCGAGCGGATGGCGCCGGCCGGCGATCCGCTCGCCTTGATCATCGCGCCGACGCGCGAGCTCGCCCTGCAGGTGCAGCGCGAGCTCGCCTGGCTCTATGCCAAGGCGGGCGCGCGCATCATCGCCTGCGTCGGCGGCATGGATCCCCGGCGCGAAAGGCGCCTGCTGGAGGAAGGCGCCCATATCGTGGTCGGCACGCCCGGCCGCCTGCGCGACCATATCGAGCGCAATGCGCTGATCCCCTACGGCGCTCGCGCGGTGGTGCTGGACGAAGCCGACGAGATGCTCGATCTCGGCTTCCGCGAGGATCTCGAATTCATCCTCGGCACCCTGCCGGAGGACCGCCGGACGCTGCTGTTCTCGGCCACCCTGCCTTCCGGCATCGTGACGCTCGCCAGGCGCTTCCAGCACGATGCCTTCCGGATCGAGGCCTCGCGCGGCGAGC
This window of the bacterium YEK0313 genome carries:
- a CDS encoding Sodium Bile acid symporter family protein, with protein sequence MSTFERYLTVWVALCIVAGIALGHLMPGVFQAIGGAEIAQVNLPVALLIWLMVIPMLLKIDFAALGEVGRHWRGIGVTLFINWAVKPFSMAVLGWLFIAWLFRPYLPADQIPSYIAGLIILAAAPCTAMVFVWSNLTKGEPHFTLSQVALNDAIMVVAFAPIVGLLLGLSAITVPWGTLALSVVLYIVIPVIVAQIVRGRVLARGGRAALDRLLERLGPASLMALLATLVLLFGFQGEQILRQPMVIALLAVPILIQVYFNAGLAYMLNRLAGEQHCVAGPSALIGASNFFELAVAAAISLFGFHSGAALATVVGVLIEVPVMLTVVWIVNRSKGWYERGAGVRKAEPAE
- the msrB_2 gene encoding Peptide methionine sulfoxide reductase MsrB, translated to MTSSAEQASRYPVTHTDEEWRRLLTPEQYAVLRGHGTERPGSCALNYEKRAGTFSCAGCGQDLFVSHKKFESGTGWPSFDTPVAGSVEESIDRSYGMVRTEVHCSRCGGHLGHVFPDGPPPTGLRYCINGVAMNFRPE
- the envZ_6 gene encoding Osmolarity sensor protein EnvZ, which produces MRWMLDLRPRRITVQIAALVVSAVAIFHLIVTIVYSFSNPELGPRHPGELAGRAAALLSLITARPSAERDRLMANLASARPDITIRRETAAVPPDKPPAVPDRFRRIGAVPGISVWSLGRVAEPRPDAAEDLLVRLRDGDIYRVTFPPTLRPRPFGPGVSTLTFLGISVIILSLWAAHALAGPLNRIAEAARRYSADGVAIDLPERGPEEVRQLARAMNQMQARISKFVAERTRMLAAVSHDLRTPITRLRLRAEFMDDQSQKAAMLNDLDQMETLVRGTLSYLRDGRGGEPLTPTELPSILMAVSDQFSDMGVNVPYEGPEALRMDVRPTEIQRAVTNLVENALKYAGGARMRLALEPAGGVAIEVRDDGPGIPENEREQMLEPFARGDAARNLNSDTGFGLGLTIARAIAEGHGGRLVLTNRAPRGLTARLELNTGRMAQAV
- the arsC_1 gene encoding Protein ArsC → MPDRVFNVLFLCTHNSARSIMAEALLNHLGKGRFRAFSAGSEGAPGPKPMALKVLEAEGIPTAGLASKVWDVFARPEAPVMDMVITVCDQAAGEACPHWPGQPITAHWGIEDPSSARGSEVARERAFVTALRYLRNRINLLVALPAPSLDRMALTQRVRQIGCLEGASRRLPEAG
- the tdh_2 gene encoding L-threonine 3-dehydrogenase; translated protein: MQALRKSEPAPGIGLVEVPRPRPGAGEVIVAVEAAGICGTDLHIADWTGGYEAMTSAMPVTLGHEFSGRVVAGAGLAAGTRVIVRPSVVCGACPACRAGTAERCAARAGIGIRRDGGFAAEVAVPAVNCVAVPAGLDAEIAALAEPMTVAAEAVDRAAFRPGARVLVLGPGPIGLGVALFAESAGAGEIVLAGRDDAARFAVARALGFDRLVDVGARPLAEALAEAGEDGPFDAVIEATGVARLVGEALAELDQDGTLIVVGIHSRAASLDLVRLVRSGQTVRGSYRAPLATWPRVLAVLAAEPERFRRLISHRLPLAAALDGFAAMRDRSGVKVMLRPETAA
- the arsC_2 gene encoding Arsenate reductase — translated: MDVVIYHNPACGTSRNTLGLIRNAGVEPHIVEYLKTPPTRTLLCQLLDRAGLTVRQVLREKDTPFATLGLGDPSLSDEALLAAIEAHPILINRPLVVSPKGVRLCRPSEAVLALLPPQRGAFRKEDGELVVDAGGQPVLHR
- the yedZ_1 gene encoding Sulfoxide reductase heme-binding subunit YedZ; this translates as MLPWNDRTGRLSWLKLVAFAGVVAPGLWLAVQAAAGLLGSKPVTEAIHQTGDWTVRLLLLSLAVTPARHIFNWPRLILVRRMVGVAALAYAVLHLGLYVVDQAYDLSKVASEIVLRFYLTIGFAALIGLAALGATSTDAMIRRLGAARWNRLHRIVYGLAVLAILHFFLQSKIDVTEPTLMAGLFLWLMGFRLMRRLNLAATPLQLAGLAVAASAATAFLETAWYALRTGVMASRVFLANFSIDIGLRPAAWVLIAGLLVAALALIRRPSRAPDRRRARPVPVAAGGAAE
- the ompR_7 gene encoding Transcriptional regulatory protein OmpR — protein: MSSQPHILVVEDDNEISKLLTRYLRSNNFRVTVAPDGQDFDRLLTDNRFDLIILDIMLPGEDGLSLCRRVRAQSSIPVIMLSARGEDLDRIIGLEVGADDYLAKPFNPRELLARIRAVLRRTSEAAAAPARPEGVRQYRFLGWTVDTIHRTLTNASGARIAITSAEFDLLHVFCERPGRTLSREQIVDLTQGRAVGPFERSVDILVSRLRGKIRLGPDEPSIIVTVRSSGYQFTPQVEAA
- the sugC_4 gene encoding Trehalose import ATP-binding protein SugC, which codes for MAGVTLTDVVKRYDDVEAVRGINLDIADHEFVVLVGPSGCGKSTTLRMIAGLEDISGGEIAIDGEVVNDVPPKDRDIAMVFQNYALYPHMTVAENMSFGLRLKRFPKAEIKSRVDEAARILDIAELLNRKPKALSGGQRQRVAMGRAIVRHPKVFLFDEPLSNLDAKLRVQMRTEIKKVHLRVRTTTVYVTHDQIEAMTLADRVVVMNNGRIEQIGPPNELYHHPKTRFVAGFIGSPAMNFVPARLEEASGALRIRLTDTIALAVPESKTARYRPHAGKADLLLGIRPEHLTETDPHMPRGKEPFDIRLDVIEPMGNETLVYFTIAGAQLCGRVDPNAGAADGQPMRLAADLNHMHLIDAATGLVL
- a CDS encoding Helix-turn-helix domain protein, whose amino-acid sequence is MENDQAILAFAALAQLTRLEVFRLLVATEPEGLPAGEVARRLAVPHNTMSSHLAVLSRAGLVRSERASRSIVYRADLDALHAVIAFLVKDCCGGRPEVCVPLLAELAPCCPPKAPTNA
- the ycjP_3 gene encoding Inner membrane ABC transporter permease protein YcjP yields the protein MATAVLDKGAPTRKASYGSMSRDRAWALRWSYFFLVLFVIFFLVPPLYMLITSLKGSAEISAATNPWWVFNPTLENYRALLGSGQFLTFARNSAVVSTVVVAITMLISIPAAFALSRMRFWGSATLATGVFLTYLVPDTLLFIPLFKMFAVFHEWTGIQLLNRWWVLLVVYPTLTVPFCTWIMIGYFASIPKELDEAAIIDGASWLQTLTRIFVPVALPGIIAATIFAFTVSWAQFLYPLAFTTSVDQLVLPVGIITTLIKGDVFNWGQIMTGALLGAAPPLIIYAFLMDYYIAGLTAGATKG